Genomic segment of Candidatus Aegiribacteria sp.:
TTGGATGCATCATGCTTCGGGAAATCATGAACCCTCTTCCCCCTAGAAGGTTCTCCGCCAGATTTGCCTGTGTTCTGCCTTCTCCAATCAGGAAGATACCCTGTGAAGCGGCACCGAATACGATAATCCGGGCGATAAGTGCAAACAGCAGGATTTTTCTTGTCAGTGCTTTTTCAACCATTCGGCAAACCATTCCGACCGCATCAGTTCAAGCTCGTCAGTCTGTGTTGATGTCCAGACAGGCTCCGTTGCCGGGTGCATTACCAGTTCAGCAACACCATCACCCTTTATGCTTCTGCCAATGCTCTCGAGATATCCCCTGGTAACATTACCACTTCTGGAGAAACCCAGTAACAGATCCGGGGTTATAATTCCTCGTCTGACCGCTGATTTTGCGAATTTCCTTCCAAGTCTGTTAAGTACGAAGCACGAGGGACTTTTCCACTTTTCTGGAAGCACAGCTCCTCTTACCGTTCCTATTCCGTACTCATCCGCGAGGTCGAGTATAACATTCCTCAGTCCCCTGGCGTTATGGATATGCTGGTGGCTGTCCAACTTCGTTACCATAAGCCCTGTAGAAAGAACCTTCTCTATCTGGCTCCTCCATTCGTTTTTTACCCTGTCAGCAAGTTTTCTTCCCTTTCTGAACCACGTTATATGTGAAGAGGGAAAGTCTTTCTCAACAAGAAAGGGAGGTTTCACGCAGTTCAGGTGAACTGATACCGCTACGTCCAAACTGGAGGCAAGTGCAATCGCTCCATCCAGATCCGGGCCGGTAGCCATGATACTCAAGCCATCAATAACTCCCTTCGGAAGAAGTATTTCAACGCTTCTGTTCACGCCTGCGGCCATTCCAAGGTCATCTACAGTTACAAATACCTTCATACCTTTTTATCTTTCCCCCTTTCCGTGTATTCCTCTATCCGTTTTTTCTCGCTCCAACCCAATTTCCTACCGATAAACAGCGATGTGAATACAATAAGAATCGTATCAACGGGCAGCCTGTACCGTACTCCGCCGTGAGCGATTGAGTGAAGTGCCAGATAGAGTAAAAAACAGCAAACAAGAAAAATAATTCTGCCGTCCTTTCTCCTCCTTATCGCCTCCCGGATAGCTATAAGAAGCATGGGGAGATAAATCAGTATTCCAGCCAGTTTTGCGGCTGCGTTTTCCATCGTTCCGCCGATAGGAGACAGGAAAAGACCGGCTCTAACTACTGTGAGATAAGTGAACAACATGGGATTCGCAAAAACGAACTCCCTGGCTCTGCTCATGATGATATTGCTTCTTTCGAGCTCCGTTTCAAGCCCGTCCATTGGAAGATAATCAAGAAGGTCCCTTCTGTTTATCCCGTTCTCGATGAAATCCGGAATGTTTATCCCTTCAATAGTCAGCATGGAAGGATTGTTCCTCATCCAGAGATTGAGGGAACCTTTTGTCGGTAAAAGGACAGGGCTTCCAAGAACTGCGTAGTTTCTTATTACCCAGGGAATGCAGCAAAGAACAAAACCGGTCAGTAGCAGAAGAGCTGCCCTCCATCTTCTTTTGAAAAACAGCCAGGCCAGCTGCAGAGGTACCGTGAACAGAATTGTGCTTCTTATGAGAAAGAGAATACCCGTCGCGATTCCAGCGGCAAAACCCATCTTTGGTTTGGAAGCGGACCGCAATGTAAGCAGCGCGATAACCGGAAGAAGAGAAATGTGAATCATATCTGTCATGGCGTAGGCACTGTAATAAATGTAGTATGGATAAAGCGACCATATCAGGGTTGCAAGCATGGCCTGCTTTTCTCCCCAGTTCTCCGATACCAGTTTCCAGACAGCCCATGCTCCCAGTATCGCAAAGATGGAATTCAGAAGAAAAACGGCTCCTGTGCATGGCCCTGTTATCATGAAAAGAGCCGCCAGAAGGATAGGATACCCCGGTTCTATTGCTGCCGTGGGAGTCTCTACCGGTACTATGCCGAAGATATATTTCGGATCCCGTGTCCAATTGTCAAAGGATTCCATCTCCCTGCCCATTACGCTTTTGACCAGGCCCATTTCTCTGCTGAATGATATCCCTTCGCCTTCAGCCACCCTTCCGGCCATGGATATGTAAAATACCTGATCCCGCGCGGGTTTCGGCAGATCACCACCAAGAAGAACGAACCACGCAATCCTCGGTAGAAGAACCGCAATGACGATAACGATGTATCTGTATTTCAGTGGTAGTTTCATTCATGCTTCCAGATCGCTTGAGACAGCCTCAGAGGTGGATTCTTCCTCTCTTCTATCAATGTGATGGGATAGAAGAACTCCTGCCAGTGATAATCTTTGCCTGCT
This window contains:
- a CDS encoding glycosyltransferase family 39 protein, whose translation is MKLPLKYRYIVIVIAVLLPRIAWFVLLGGDLPKPARDQVFYISMAGRVAEGEGISFSREMGLVKSVMGREMESFDNWTRDPKYIFGIVPVETPTAAIEPGYPILLAALFMITGPCTGAVFLLNSIFAILGAWAVWKLVSENWGEKQAMLATLIWSLYPYYIYYSAYAMTDMIHISLLPVIALLTLRSASKPKMGFAAGIATGILFLIRSTILFTVPLQLAWLFFKRRWRAALLLLTGFVLCCIPWVIRNYAVLGSPVLLPTKGSLNLWMRNNPSMLTIEGINIPDFIENGINRRDLLDYLPMDGLETELERSNIIMSRAREFVFANPMLFTYLTVVRAGLFLSPIGGTMENAAAKLAGILIYLPMLLIAIREAIRRRKDGRIIFLVCCFLLYLALHSIAHGGVRYRLPVDTILIVFTSLFIGRKLGWSEKKRIEEYTERGKDKKV
- a CDS encoding ChbG/HpnK family deacetylase, which produces MKVFVTVDDLGMAAGVNRSVEILLPKGVIDGLSIMATGPDLDGAIALASSLDVAVSVHLNCVKPPFLVEKDFPSSHITWFRKGRKLADRVKNEWRSQIEKVLSTGLMVTKLDSHQHIHNARGLRNVILDLADEYGIGTVRGAVLPEKWKSPSCFVLNRLGRKFAKSAVRRGIITPDLLLGFSRSGNVTRGYLESIGRSIKGDGVAELVMHPATEPVWTSTQTDELELMRSEWFAEWLKKH